The region GGGGGCCAAGGTCGTGGACGATGCCGGACAGCCCAAGGGCTGCGCGGACCCGGACGGGATCAAGGACTGGAAGAACGGGCAGAGCTATCTGCTCTGCACCACCTTCCTGATTCCCGCGCGGGCCAGGTCGGTCGAGGTCATGTGGACGGAGATCGGCGGCGAGCCGTTCACCTGGGCGTTCTGAACCGGGGGGCGCGCCGTCGTCAGACGGGGAGGGCCGAGGCCAGGAAGGGCTCCACGGCGCGGCGCCAGCCGTCCGGCTGGTCGTAGTGGACCAGATGGCCCGCGTCCACCACCTCCGCATACTGCCCGTGGGGCAGGACGCGGACCATCTCCTGCGCCTCCGCACGGCCCAGCTCGCCGTCCAGCCCGCGGACGACCAGGGTGGGGCACTCGACCAGCGCGAGCTCTTCCCAATGGGCGTCCCGGACCCAGGTCTCACGGGCCTTCAGCATCTGGCGGCAGGAGAAGGCCGGACGCCAGCCGTCCGAACGCTCGGCCATGACCTCGGCGAAGAAATCGCCCCGGGCCGGATTCGGCCGCTCCAGCGCCGGATCGTCCTCACCGAACCACCTGCGCACATCGGCGAGCGTCGCGAACGGCACCGGCCAGGAGCGGAACCATTCCGCCCACTCGCGCTGTGAGGCGGCGCCGAGGGCCGACGCACGCATATCGCAGATGACCAGCGCCCGGACCAGATCGGGGCGGCGGGCCGCGAGCTGCCAGGCGGTGAGGGCGCCCATGGCATGGCCGATCAGGGTCACGGGGGCGAGGCCGAGCTGCTCCACGGCCGCCTCGGCGTCGTCCACATAG is a window of Streptomyces violaceusniger Tu 4113 DNA encoding:
- a CDS encoding alpha/beta fold hydrolase, whose translation is MVRRIEVSGTGGVRLAAWEFTDPPKAGAGREGARGPGVLLLHGLLGRAAHWAETARWLSTRHRAVALDQRGHGRSDKPAEGPFDRSTYVDDAEAAVEQLGLAPVTLIGHAMGALTAWQLAARRPDLVRALVICDMRASALGAASQREWAEWFRSWPVPFATLADVRRWFGEDDPALERPNPARGDFFAEVMAERSDGWRPAFSCRQMLKARETWVRDAHWEELALVECPTLVVRGLDGELGRAEAQEMVRVLPHGQYAEVVDAGHLVHYDQPDGWRRAVEPFLASALPV